A part of Aegilops tauschii subsp. strangulata cultivar AL8/78 chromosome 2, Aet v6.0, whole genome shotgun sequence genomic DNA contains:
- the LOC109772212 gene encoding serine carboxypeptidase-like 18, with the protein MIRRLLLLLCQLALAGAASGSKVVTRLPGFHGRLPFHLETGYVEVDEDSGTELFYYFVESEAGGENVPFLLWLTGGDHCSVLSGLAFEIGPFKFVVEPYNGTIPSLEINPNSWTKVAHILFVDSPTGAGFSFSKQPKGYHVGDLSSSLQLHEFLIKWIRDHPKFLSSPLYIGGDSYAGKIVPFIAQKISQGNEVGRRPLLNLKGYLVGNPKTGERIDESSKVPFAHGFGIISDQLYETILGHCQGQDYKNPTNVMCAKALGTFHSLLSEVMLPQILWYKCVYSSAGPNPETDDSAGAGRKILSEVAAEIKMGKRLKHPPVRPPLDCIDYAHYLSYFWANDERTRDALGVKNGTVDEWVRCQDGGVPYTKDLASSIKYHQNVTANGYRALVYSGDHDSVVPHLGTQAWVRSLGFPIVDDWRAWHLHGQSAGFTITYTNNMTFATVKGGGHTAPEYEPERCFAMFSRWILNQPL; encoded by the exons ATGATCCGgcggctgctcctgctgctcTGCCAGCTCGCCCTCGCCGGCGCAGCGTCGGGTTCCAAGGTAGTGACCAGACTCCCCGGGTTCCATGGGCGTCTCCCCTTCCACCTCGAGACCGG GTACGTGGAGGTGGACGAGGACAGCGGCACCGAGCTGTTCTACTACTTTGTCGAGTCGGAGGCCGGCGGCGAGAATGTCCCTTTCCTCCTCTGGCTCACCGGCGGCGACCATTGCTCCGTACTCAGCGGCCTTGCGTTCGAGATCG GTCCATTCAAGTTCGTCGTAGAGCCTTACAATGGCACCATACCGAGCCTGGAAATCAATCCGAACTCATGGACCAAG GTGGCACATATCCTCTTCGTTGATTCGCCGACCGGGGCAGGATTTTCCTTTTCCAAACAACCCAAAGGTTACCATGTTGGGGATTTATCTAGCTCACTGCAGCTCCATGAGTTCCTTATCAAG TGGATTAGGGACCATCCCAAGTTTCTATCAAGTCCTCTCTACATTGGGGGAGACTCGTATGCTGGAAAAATTGTACCATTCATCGCACAGAAGATTTCCCAAG GTAATGAAGTTGGAAGGAGACCCCTTCTTAATCTCAAG GGCTATCTAGTAGGTAACCCGAAAACGGGTGAAAGGATCGACGAAAGCTCCAAAGTGCCTTTCGCTCACGGATTTGGTATAATATCAGATCAATTATATGAG ACGATATTGGGGCATTGCCAAGGACAGGACTACAAGAATCCTACAAACGTGATGTGTGCCAAAGCTCTGGGTACTTTCCATAGT CTGCTCTCCGAAGTTATGTTGCCCCAGATTTTGTGGTACAAATGCGTTTATTCATCTGCGGGACCGAACCCGGAGACGGACGACTCGGCTGGTGCTGGCAGGAAGATCTTAAGCGAGGTAGCAGCTGAAATCAAAATGGGGAAACGGCTAAAACATCCGCCAGTTCGTCCTCCGCTTGACTGTATT GACTACGCCCACTACCTGTCGTATTTCTGGGCGAACGACGAGCGCACCCGGGACGCCCTCGGCGTCAAGAACGGCACCGTGGATGAGTGGGTGAGGTGCCAAGACGGCGGCGTCCCGTACACCAAGGACCTCGCGAGCAGCATCAAGTATCACCAGAACGTTACGGCCAACGGTTACCGCGCGCTTGTGTACAG CGGCGACCACGATTCGGTGGTGCCGCACCTGGGGACGCAGGCGTGGGTGAGGTCGCTCGGCTTCCCCATCGTCGACGACTGGAGGGCCTGGCATCTCCATGGCCAGTCTGCCGG GTTCACCATAACTTACACTAACAACATGACATTCGCAACCGTAAAG GGTGGTGGTCACACGGCGCCTGAGTACGAGCCTGAGAGGTGCTTCGCCATGTTCAGCCGTTGGATACTGAATCAACCACTCTAG